Proteins encoded by one window of Vampirovibrionales bacterium:
- a CDS encoding 30S ribosomal protein S1 has translation MPHARHARQQAHQEDSTDRTAEKLKFEALLSQYDYAFKRGEITTGSVVRHESGGILVDIGAKSLAMLPVKEVSFTPGQTLEETLPPGSIHEFFILREDPQDEKFVLSRRRVFQAQTWKRLQDMMDADEVITCAISSVVKGGLLVDVQGLRGFVPSSHLRVRDSYESLVGKSLPFKILSLDQQNNNIILSHRKVVSEQLAEQRRDIFANLVPGSLVEGEVVRLTDFGAFIDLGGVDGLLPLSQMSWRWVEHPSDVLKVGDKVKVEVIGVDPEKQRVSLSIKSQFEDPWTQVSQELGLGDQVEGAITRIKHFGAFVEVFPGVEALLPNKDMSDQEQQLDKKFAPGDVIAVYIVKFQPEERRISLSFRAHGAHPGAERRDAPPARATRPAKEEAVESLNEDLDDDSEPSALFTDRPAAKQTEQLGVWVD, from the coding sequence ATGCCCCATGCTCGCCACGCGCGACAGCAAGCCCATCAGGAGGACTCTACTGACCGCACCGCCGAAAAGTTGAAGTTTGAAGCGCTCCTGTCGCAGTACGATTATGCCTTTAAACGCGGTGAAATTACCACAGGGTCAGTAGTCCGTCATGAATCGGGCGGCATTTTGGTCGATATCGGGGCCAAGTCGTTGGCCATGCTGCCGGTCAAGGAAGTGTCGTTCACCCCGGGCCAGACGCTGGAAGAAACCCTGCCGCCCGGCTCGATCCACGAGTTCTTCATCTTGCGTGAAGACCCGCAGGACGAAAAATTTGTGCTGTCGCGTCGGCGCGTATTCCAGGCCCAAACGTGGAAGCGCCTGCAGGACATGATGGACGCCGACGAGGTCATTACCTGCGCCATCAGCAGCGTGGTCAAAGGCGGTCTGCTGGTAGACGTACAGGGCTTGCGCGGTTTTGTGCCTTCTAGCCACTTGCGCGTGCGCGATTCGTACGAAAGTCTGGTGGGCAAAAGCCTGCCCTTTAAAATTCTGAGTCTCGACCAGCAAAATAACAATATCATCCTGTCGCACCGCAAGGTCGTCTCTGAGCAACTGGCGGAACAGCGCCGCGATATCTTCGCCAATCTGGTTCCCGGCTCGCTGGTGGAAGGCGAGGTCGTTCGCCTGACGGACTTCGGCGCCTTTATCGACCTCGGCGGGGTGGATGGCTTGCTGCCGCTGTCGCAAATGTCCTGGCGCTGGGTGGAACATCCGTCGGATGTTCTGAAGGTCGGCGACAAGGTGAAAGTCGAAGTCATCGGCGTGGATCCTGAAAAACAGCGCGTCAGCCTCTCGATTAAGAGTCAGTTTGAAGACCCTTGGACACAGGTCTCTCAGGAACTGGGTCTGGGCGATCAAGTGGAAGGCGCTATCACGCGGATCAAGCATTTTGGCGCGTTTGTGGAAGTCTTCCCCGGCGTCGAAGCCTTGCTTCCTAACAAAGACATGAGCGATCAAGAACAGCAGCTCGACAAGAAATTCGCCCCCGGTGATGTCATCGCTGTTTATATCGTGAAATTCCAACCCGAAGAGCGGCGTATTTCTCTCAGTTTCCGCGCCCATGGCGCCCATCCGGGCGCAGAGCGTCGCGACGCGCCGCCCGCTCGCGCCACGCGTCCTGCCAAGGAAGAAGCGGTCGAGTCGCTCAACGAGGATCTCGATGACGATTCTGAACCGTCGGCCTTGTTTACCGACCGTCCGGCTGCCAAACAGACTGAACAGCTGGGCGTCTGGGTCGACTAA
- a CDS encoding MTH1187 family thiamine-binding protein: MQIIVDLCVVPLGVGVSVSNYIAECERILSAAGLKTALHAYGTNIEGEWDVVMAAIKRCHERVHEMGAPRITTTIKLGSRVDRAQSMADKVASVERKLASS, encoded by the coding sequence ATGCAGATTATCGTCGATTTATGCGTCGTGCCCTTAGGCGTCGGCGTCTCGGTTTCCAACTATATTGCTGAATGCGAGCGTATCTTATCGGCTGCCGGACTGAAGACGGCTCTTCACGCGTACGGCACTAACATTGAAGGTGAATGGGACGTGGTGATGGCGGCCATTAAACGCTGTCACGAGCGCGTGCATGAGATGGGCGCGCCTCGCATCACGACCACGATCAAGCTGGGTTCTCGCGTGGATCGCGCGCAATCGATGGCTGATAAAGTCGCCAGCGTCGAGCGAAAACTCGCCTCGAGCTGA
- a CDS encoding NADP(H)-dependent aldo-keto reductase, whose protein sequence is MEYRALGLTDLRVSVICLGTMTWGEQNSPQDAHAQLDRALALGVNFIDAAELYPVPARAETSGSTESIIGDWLAARGNRDQVILATKVAGPSAMSWIRAGQARLNRAHIRQALEGSLRRLQTDYIDLYQLHWPDRRTNYFGRLGYEHQLEEAATPLEESLAALNELAQEGKIRHIGLSNETPWGTMRCLQLAGQGVGPRVVSVQNPYNLLNRSYEIGMAEVSCRESCGLLAYSPLAFGLLSGKYQDGARPPGARMTIFGPYFDRYASAQSALAVDAYVTLARKQNLSPAQMSLAFVNSRPFVTSSIIGATSLAQLEENIASLDVTLDEEALDEIESIHRRWPNPAP, encoded by the coding sequence ATGGAATACCGTGCGCTAGGACTCACCGATCTGCGGGTGAGCGTCATCTGTCTGGGGACCATGACCTGGGGCGAGCAGAACAGCCCCCAAGACGCGCATGCCCAACTGGATCGCGCGCTGGCGCTGGGCGTTAACTTTATCGACGCGGCGGAACTCTACCCCGTCCCCGCGCGTGCGGAAACCTCCGGCAGCACCGAAAGTATTATTGGCGACTGGCTGGCTGCGCGCGGCAATCGCGATCAGGTGATTCTGGCGACCAAAGTGGCGGGCCCCTCTGCCATGAGCTGGATTCGCGCGGGGCAGGCCCGATTGAATCGCGCCCATATCCGCCAGGCGCTGGAAGGTAGTCTGCGCCGACTGCAAACCGATTACATTGATCTGTATCAGCTCCACTGGCCGGATCGACGTACCAACTACTTTGGGCGTCTGGGCTACGAGCATCAGCTGGAAGAGGCAGCAACGCCTTTGGAGGAATCGCTCGCCGCGCTGAACGAGCTGGCGCAGGAAGGCAAGATTCGTCATATCGGTCTTTCCAACGAAACGCCATGGGGAACCATGCGCTGTCTGCAACTCGCCGGGCAAGGCGTCGGGCCGCGCGTGGTGAGCGTGCAAAATCCTTACAACCTGCTGAACCGGTCTTATGAGATCGGCATGGCGGAAGTGTCGTGCCGTGAATCCTGCGGGCTGTTGGCTTATTCGCCATTGGCTTTTGGCTTGTTGAGCGGTAAATATCAAGACGGCGCGCGTCCGCCGGGAGCCAGAATGACGATTTTTGGCCCGTATTTCGATCGCTACGCCTCTGCGCAAAGCGCCCTGGCTGTTGACGCCTACGTCACGCTGGCGCGCAAGCAAAATCTGTCGCCTGCCCAGATGTCGCTGGCCTTTGTCAATAGCCGCCCGTTTGTCACCAGCTCGATTATCGGCGCAACGTCACTGGCGCAACTTGAAGAGAATATCGCCAGTCTGGACGTGACGCTCGATGAGGAGGCGCTTGACGAGATTGAGTCGATTCATCGCCGCTGGCCCAACCCGGCGCCCTAA